Proteins found in one Paenibacillus wynnii genomic segment:
- a CDS encoding M20 metallopeptidase family protein gives MNLLDAGRHIETELIAFRRDLHRTPELSFQESETAAKVANSLKALGLSFRTGVGGHGIIADVYGGMPGRIIALRADMDALPIQEETGLEYASVRPGVMHACGHDAHTAILIGAARLLTGRKFAGTVRLLFQSAEEINAGAKAMIQEGALDGVDEIYGLHNLPTLAAGEAATGYGAQMGSVDRLEITLVGKGGHGAIPDQSVDPIVCASAVIMSLQTAVSREISPFDPVVITIGSIHAGEANNVIPHSAELTGTVRTFNPDVQRSIPEIIHRIVERTAEAYRCKALVQYIRQVPVLVNNDRCVRQVESVIDRMIGRPRRMTANPTLAGEDFSLYLEQVPGFFFWLGSGPHTDAHLAYGLHHPKFNLNEDCIPLGASLLAGIALDLL, from the coding sequence ATGAACTTACTGGATGCTGGCAGGCATATCGAAACGGAGTTAATTGCGTTTAGAAGGGATCTCCATCGGACTCCTGAACTCAGCTTTCAGGAGTCCGAGACGGCGGCCAAGGTGGCCAACAGCTTGAAGGCATTAGGCTTATCTTTCAGAACGGGAGTCGGGGGACATGGAATCATAGCTGATGTTTACGGCGGTATGCCGGGTCGGATTATTGCGCTCCGGGCGGATATGGATGCTCTTCCGATTCAGGAGGAAACCGGATTGGAATATGCATCTGTTCGTCCGGGTGTAATGCATGCTTGCGGTCATGATGCACATACTGCCATCCTTATCGGAGCCGCCAGGCTGCTTACGGGCCGCAAATTCGCCGGAACAGTCCGTCTCTTATTCCAATCGGCGGAAGAAATCAACGCAGGTGCCAAGGCAATGATCCAAGAAGGCGCCTTGGATGGGGTGGATGAAATATACGGGCTGCATAATTTGCCTACCTTGGCCGCAGGCGAGGCAGCTACAGGTTACGGCGCGCAGATGGGTTCTGTAGACCGACTTGAGATTACACTGGTAGGCAAAGGAGGCCATGGAGCCATTCCCGATCAAAGCGTCGATCCTATCGTATGCGCTTCAGCCGTCATTATGTCTCTTCAAACAGCGGTAAGCAGAGAGATTTCCCCCTTCGATCCGGTCGTTATTACGATAGGAAGCATTCATGCGGGAGAGGCCAACAATGTCATCCCCCATAGTGCCGAATTGACGGGAACAGTCCGAACTTTTAATCCTGATGTACAGCGTTCGATCCCGGAGATTATCCACCGGATTGTGGAACGAACTGCGGAAGCTTACCGCTGTAAGGCTCTGGTTCAATACATTCGACAGGTTCCGGTATTAGTGAATAATGATCGTTGCGTCCGGCAAGTCGAATCCGTCATCGACAGAATGATCGGTCGGCCCCGGAGAATGACGGCGAACCCAACCCTGGCAGGTGAGGATTTCTCCTTGTATCTGGAACAGGTGCCTGGCTTCTTTTTCTGGCTGGGTTCGGGTCCTCACACCGATGCGCATCTGGCTTACGGGCTACATCATCCGAAATTTAACTTAAATGAAGATTGCATCCCTCTGGGAGCTTCATTACTGGCAGGTATTGCTCTTGATCTCCTATAA
- a CDS encoding dihydrodipicolinate synthase family protein, with protein sequence MSVKPLSPELNRALHDGLVIPAHPLALNEQRKLDERHQRALTRYYVASGAGGIAIGVHSTQFEIRDKQINLYERVLRLAAEEVNRAQLDRPFLKVAGLCGPTEQVLDEAETAASIGYDAGLLSMAGLVHWSESDLLKRAEQVAAVVPVIGFYMQPSVGGRIFSYDFWKTFAEIPNVVAIKIAPFNRYQTLDVVRAVCSSRRRDEIALYTGNDDNIVADLLTKYRFMIDGSPVEKRIVGGLLGHWAVWTRKAVELLEEIKRQRGNEGISSEWLTRGVQVTDTNAAFFDPAHLFAGCIPGIHEVLRRQGLLQGTWCLNPQEELSPGQAEEIERVYQEYPHLNDDEFVRTHLEEWLDQ encoded by the coding sequence ATGAGTGTCAAACCTCTATCACCCGAATTGAACAGAGCTCTTCATGATGGTCTTGTCATACCGGCTCACCCGCTGGCATTGAACGAACAGCGCAAGTTGGATGAACGTCATCAACGGGCCTTGACGCGCTATTATGTCGCCTCCGGTGCGGGAGGTATCGCTATTGGAGTACACTCCACCCAGTTTGAAATTCGAGACAAACAGATAAATCTGTATGAGCGGGTATTGCGGTTGGCGGCAGAAGAAGTCAATCGAGCACAATTGGATCGTCCCTTCCTCAAGGTGGCGGGATTGTGCGGACCAACCGAGCAGGTGCTGGATGAAGCAGAGACTGCTGCATCGATCGGCTATGATGCTGGACTCTTGAGTATGGCTGGACTAGTCCATTGGAGTGAATCAGACCTGCTAAAGCGAGCGGAACAAGTGGCAGCGGTTGTTCCGGTAATCGGTTTTTATATGCAGCCATCTGTAGGTGGAAGGATTTTCTCTTACGATTTCTGGAAAACGTTTGCAGAAATCCCGAATGTGGTCGCCATCAAGATAGCTCCGTTCAACCGTTACCAGACCCTAGACGTGGTTAGGGCAGTATGCAGTTCCAGGCGTCGGGATGAAATCGCTCTATATACGGGCAATGACGATAATATTGTGGCGGATTTGCTGACAAAGTATCGTTTTATGATAGATGGTTCTCCTGTAGAAAAAAGGATTGTTGGCGGATTACTCGGCCACTGGGCGGTATGGACAAGGAAAGCAGTAGAGCTGTTGGAGGAAATCAAGCGTCAGAGGGGGAACGAAGGCATCTCCAGCGAATGGCTGACGCGAGGTGTACAAGTGACGGATACCAATGCCGCATTCTTCGATCCCGCACATCTTTTCGCAGGCTGTATTCCCGGCATTCACGAGGTACTGCGAAGACAAGGACTCTTGCAGGGAACATGGTGCCTGAATCCACAAGAAGAGCTGTCTCCCGGGCAAGCTGAAGAAATTGAACGGGTCTATCAAGAATATCCGCATCTGAATGACGATGAGTTTGTCAGAACACACCTAGAAGAATGGCTGGATCAATAA
- the sdaAB gene encoding L-serine ammonia-lyase, iron-sulfur-dependent subunit beta — translation MRFKDVFSIIGPSMIGPSSSHTAGAVRLGLTARSIFGCLPESAEIMLYGSFADTYRGHGTDMAIVGGILDYSPDDPRIRDSLNSAQRAGIRIDFRTAVKPTAHPNTVTIILQGSCREDRITGSSIGGGNIEITNVNEFDVRFTTMYPTLLIFHDDRTGMIADVTRILCNSGVNISHMDVDRKSRKGDALTVIEMDGELPQLVVQSISALPNIHRICTVNQRGESCELHVT, via the coding sequence ATGCGCTTCAAAGATGTGTTTTCCATCATCGGGCCGAGCATGATCGGGCCCTCCAGCTCGCATACCGCCGGCGCTGTAAGGCTGGGGCTGACCGCACGAAGCATATTCGGGTGTTTGCCTGAGTCTGCCGAGATTATGCTCTATGGCTCTTTCGCAGATACCTATCGCGGACATGGAACGGATATGGCTATAGTGGGCGGTATTCTTGATTATAGCCCGGATGATCCACGGATTCGTGATTCACTGAATTCGGCTCAAAGGGCTGGTATCCGAATTGACTTCAGAACGGCGGTTAAACCGACTGCACATCCGAATACCGTAACGATCATCCTACAGGGATCCTGCCGAGAGGATCGGATAACAGGCTCGTCCATTGGCGGAGGAAATATTGAAATTACGAACGTGAATGAATTTGATGTGAGATTCACCACCATGTACCCAACCTTATTGATTTTCCATGATGATCGTACAGGCATGATTGCCGATGTAACCCGTATTCTGTGCAACTCAGGCGTCAATATCAGTCACATGGACGTAGACCGGAAATCACGAAAGGGTGATGCCTTGACGGTTATTGAAATGGATGGGGAGCTTCCGCAGCTCGTGGTTCAGTCCATATCAGCATTGCCCAACATACATCGGATTTGTACTGTAAACCAGAGGGGGGAATCGTGTGAACTTCACGTCACTTAA
- the sdaAA gene encoding L-serine ammonia-lyase, iron-sulfur-dependent, subunit alpha: MNFTSLKQLVDICTVDKLSIGQYMLQEQALESGQSEQQTFDQMAGYYRIMKEAVNKGLTENTVSRSGLTGGDAKRVWENKQSGQPSLGLEASTAMAYALSVSEVNASMGRIIATPTAGSCGIIPGVFVSSQERFDWDDDRLILGLFSAGAIGYIIANNSFVSGAEGGCQAEVGSAIGMAAGALTELRGGTPEQAVHAVGLALKNSLGLICDPVGGLVEIPCIVRNGFGAVTALAAADMALSGVKSVIPSDEVIQVMLEVGSSMPDAHRETAKGGLAQTPTGKRIMKSLYGSVSQSDNSDKEGDPT, translated from the coding sequence GTGAACTTCACGTCACTTAAGCAATTGGTTGATATATGCACCGTTGATAAGTTATCCATAGGCCAGTATATGTTGCAGGAGCAGGCGTTGGAATCCGGGCAAAGTGAACAGCAGACATTTGACCAAATGGCTGGATATTATCGAATTATGAAGGAAGCCGTGAACAAAGGACTGACGGAGAATACCGTTTCAAGAAGCGGCTTAACAGGCGGAGATGCAAAGAGGGTATGGGAGAATAAGCAATCCGGCCAGCCGTCTTTGGGCTTGGAAGCTTCTACTGCTATGGCCTATGCGTTGTCCGTTTCCGAGGTGAATGCTTCCATGGGACGTATCATTGCAACGCCCACTGCAGGATCATGCGGAATCATTCCCGGTGTGTTCGTTAGTTCGCAAGAGCGATTTGACTGGGATGATGATCGTCTTATCTTGGGATTGTTCAGCGCAGGGGCTATCGGTTACATCATTGCCAATAACTCCTTTGTTTCCGGAGCGGAAGGAGGGTGCCAGGCGGAAGTGGGCTCGGCCATCGGAATGGCAGCGGGAGCATTAACGGAGCTACGAGGCGGAACACCCGAGCAAGCGGTTCATGCCGTAGGGTTGGCTTTGAAAAATTCACTCGGTTTGATATGCGATCCGGTGGGCGGACTTGTGGAAATACCGTGCATTGTCCGCAACGGATTCGGTGCGGTAACAGCCTTAGCTGCTGCGGATATGGCCCTTTCCGGCGTCAAAAGCGTGATTCCATCGGACGAAGTTATTCAGGTTATGCTTGAAGTCGGAAGCTCTATGCCGGACGCGCATAGAGAAACGGCCAAGGGAGGGTTGGCACAGACACCAACGGGAAAACGGATCATGAAAAGCCTGTACGGGAGTGTTAGTCAGAGCGATAATTCTGATAAGGAAGGGGACCCGACTTAA